A stretch of the Comamonas testosteroni TK102 genome encodes the following:
- a CDS encoding LysR family transcriptional regulator: MPESRHLLLQDTALRYFHEVAQCGSLTEASARLHVAASAISRQIAALEARLGTPLFERHPRGMVLNAAGEILADHARRAGLDAERALDEIKALQGLRSGKVRIASSDAFASEFLPRLCAAFQREHSGIVFEVTVLPTHEVSGAVRTGMADIGLCFSRAPEPGIAVACRVAAPVLALVASSHELAHGRSVSLARLVRYPLALTPPSTAVRQLLDAACSRQGLMLAPALESNHGKTLLNFAAQGAAVAVASEIAARDMVATGALVAVPLSDRGMDLRDIEVQTLAGRTLPHAAQSFLELLQLRLPAAW; this comes from the coding sequence ATGCCCGAGTCCCGCCACTTGCTGCTCCAGGACACCGCGCTGCGCTACTTCCACGAAGTCGCGCAATGCGGCTCGCTGACCGAGGCTTCGGCAAGGCTGCATGTGGCGGCCTCGGCCATCAGCCGCCAGATTGCGGCATTGGAGGCACGCCTGGGCACGCCGCTGTTCGAGCGCCATCCGCGCGGCATGGTGCTCAACGCTGCCGGCGAGATCCTGGCCGATCATGCGCGCCGTGCGGGACTGGACGCGGAGCGCGCACTGGACGAGATCAAGGCCTTGCAGGGCCTGCGCAGCGGCAAAGTGCGCATCGCCAGCTCCGACGCCTTCGCCAGCGAATTCCTGCCGCGCCTGTGCGCGGCCTTCCAGCGCGAGCACAGCGGCATCGTCTTCGAAGTGACGGTGCTTCCCACGCACGAGGTTTCCGGTGCCGTGCGCACCGGCATGGCCGACATAGGCCTGTGTTTCAGCCGGGCCCCCGAGCCCGGCATCGCCGTCGCCTGCCGCGTGGCCGCGCCCGTGCTGGCGCTGGTGGCATCCAGCCATGAACTGGCACATGGGCGCAGTGTGTCACTGGCCAGGCTGGTGCGCTACCCGCTGGCACTGACGCCACCCAGCACTGCCGTGCGCCAGTTGCTGGATGCCGCCTGCAGCCGCCAGGGACTGATGCTGGCGCCGGCCCTGGAGAGCAATCATGGCAAGACGCTGCTGAACTTTGCGGCCCAGGGTGCGGCGGTTGCCGTGGCCAGCGAAATCGCCGCCCGCGACATGGTGGCCACAGGAGCGCTCGTGGCCGTACCGCTCAGCGATCGCGGCATGGATCTGCGCGATATCGAGGTGCAGACCCTGGCCGGCCGCACGCTGCCGCATGCGGCGCAGTC
- a CDS encoding Bug family tripartite tricarboxylate transporter substrate binding protein has product MRARFTVSTTRRQWLHAAAALAGGLLALPALAQGEAAWPSRPVRVIVPFPASGATDLVARVIAQRVSQELGQQLVIDNRPGAGGTIGTAEAAKAAADGYTLLFTTSSTHAISPHLMPRLAYKADKDFSPIAHTADAASVLLVTPSLPVKSVQELIAYARANPGKLNYATSGNGTIVHLNTAAFAAQAGIQIAHVPYKGTAQSITDLVAGQVHLLFDSIPTGMPHVASGRLRALAVTGDRRSTLAPNLPTVAESGLPGYSSVTWFGVYGPAGMKPELVGRINQAFNRAIQNPEVIASLAKQGVEPARPQTPGQFAAMVQADSARWAKVIRDNHITLE; this is encoded by the coding sequence ATGCGGGCACGGTTTACTGTTTCAACGACGCGCCGCCAGTGGCTCCATGCCGCAGCGGCGCTGGCCGGTGGCCTGCTGGCCTTGCCGGCCCTGGCCCAGGGCGAGGCCGCCTGGCCCAGCCGACCGGTGCGCGTGATCGTGCCGTTTCCGGCCAGCGGCGCGACCGATCTGGTGGCACGCGTGATCGCGCAGCGTGTGTCGCAGGAGCTGGGCCAGCAACTGGTCATCGACAACCGGCCCGGCGCCGGCGGGACCATAGGCACGGCCGAGGCCGCCAAGGCGGCGGCCGACGGCTACACGCTGCTGTTCACCACCAGCAGCACGCATGCGATTTCGCCGCATCTGATGCCCAGGCTGGCCTACAAGGCGGACAAGGACTTCAGTCCCATCGCGCATACGGCGGACGCGGCCAGCGTGCTGCTGGTCACGCCCTCGCTGCCGGTCAAGAGCGTGCAGGAGCTGATTGCCTATGCCAGGGCCAATCCCGGCAAGCTCAACTACGCCACCAGCGGCAATGGCACCATCGTGCACCTGAACACCGCAGCCTTTGCTGCGCAGGCCGGAATACAGATCGCCCATGTGCCCTACAAGGGCACGGCGCAATCGATCACCGATCTGGTGGCAGGCCAGGTGCATCTGCTGTTCGACTCCATTCCCACGGGCATGCCCCATGTGGCCAGCGGCCGCCTGCGTGCCCTGGCCGTGACCGGTGACAGGCGCAGCACACTGGCTCCGAATCTGCCCACGGTGGCCGAATCGGGCCTGCCAGGCTATTCCTCGGTCACCTGGTTCGGTGTCTACGGCCCGGCCGGCATGAAGCCCGAGCTGGTCGGCAGGATCAACCAGGCCTTCAACCGCGCCATCCAGAATCCCGAGGTGATCGCCAGTCTGGCCAAGCAGGGCGTGGAGCCCGCCAGGCCGCAGACGCCAGGACAGTTCGCCGCCATGGTGCAGGCCGACAGCGCGCGCTGGGCCAAGGTCATCAGGGACAACCACATTACTTTGGAATGA
- a CDS encoding gamma-glutamyltransferase family protein, whose translation MTNLVKDWTLPYASHRSPVLGRNVVSTSQPLAAQAGLSMLQAGGNAVDAALAAAMTLTVVEPTGCGIGSDGFAIVWDGKELHGLNASGRSPAGWTPDYFAQLGGIPEKGWNAVTVPGAVSAWVALSKRFGKLPFAQVARPAIDYARNGFAVSPTIATLWELGGKKLGDQPGFAECFLPGGRAPRAGEVFRSEAHARTLEEIAETMGESFYRGALARKMLEHSRACGGVMSEEDLAAHQADWVGTVSQKFGDSVIHEIPPNGQGIAALMALGMLDELGAGGDPIGSQPLDGVDSVHLQIEAMKLAFADLHQYNADLDHMRVTPAQLLDREYLRERASLIDPTRAGAPGCGAPRPGGTVYLAAADASGMMVSFIQSNYMGFGSGVVVPGTGISLQNRGHGFTTEAGHANQVGPRKRPSHTIIPAFAMHADGTPQMAFGVMGGPMQSQGHLQMALRVLRYGQNPQAAADAPRWRVTGGKGVAVEPSFDAAVVEQLRARGHEVSVEAGHGVFAFGGAQLVLRDGEHYIAGSDPRKDGCAVAY comes from the coding sequence ATGACCAACCTCGTCAAGGACTGGACGCTTCCCTATGCCTCGCACCGCTCGCCGGTGCTGGGGCGCAATGTGGTCAGCACCTCGCAGCCGCTGGCAGCGCAGGCCGGCCTCTCCATGCTGCAGGCCGGCGGCAACGCCGTGGATGCGGCGCTGGCTGCGGCGATGACGCTGACCGTGGTCGAGCCCACGGGCTGCGGCATCGGCAGTGACGGCTTTGCCATCGTCTGGGACGGCAAGGAGCTGCACGGCCTCAACGCCTCGGGCCGTTCGCCTGCGGGCTGGACGCCCGACTACTTTGCCCAGCTCGGCGGCATACCCGAGAAGGGCTGGAATGCCGTGACCGTGCCCGGTGCCGTATCGGCCTGGGTGGCGCTGTCCAAGCGTTTCGGCAAGCTGCCCTTCGCCCAGGTGGCCCGGCCCGCCATCGACTATGCGCGCAACGGTTTCGCAGTCTCGCCCACCATTGCCACGTTGTGGGAGCTGGGCGGCAAGAAACTGGGCGACCAGCCCGGCTTTGCCGAGTGCTTTCTGCCTGGCGGCCGCGCTCCCCGGGCCGGTGAGGTGTTCAGGAGCGAAGCCCATGCGCGCACGCTGGAGGAGATCGCCGAGACCATGGGCGAGTCCTTCTACCGCGGTGCGCTGGCCAGAAAGATGCTCGAGCATTCGCGGGCCTGCGGCGGCGTGATGAGCGAGGAAGACCTGGCCGCGCACCAGGCCGACTGGGTGGGAACGGTGTCGCAGAAGTTCGGCGATTCGGTGATCCACGAGATTCCGCCCAACGGCCAGGGCATTGCGGCGCTGATGGCGCTGGGCATGCTCGACGAGCTGGGTGCGGGTGGCGATCCGATCGGATCGCAGCCGCTGGACGGCGTGGACAGCGTGCATCTGCAGATCGAGGCCATGAAGCTGGCCTTTGCCGACCTACACCAGTACAACGCCGACCTGGACCATATGCGCGTTACCCCAGCACAACTGCTGGACCGCGAGTACCTGCGCGAACGCGCCAGTCTCATAGACCCGACGCGCGCCGGTGCCCCGGGCTGCGGCGCGCCCCGTCCCGGCGGCACGGTCTACCTGGCGGCGGCCGATGCCAGCGGCATGATGGTCTCCTTCATCCAGTCCAACTACATGGGCTTCGGCTCGGGCGTGGTCGTGCCGGGCACGGGCATCAGCCTGCAGAATCGCGGCCACGGCTTTACCACCGAGGCCGGTCATGCCAATCAGGTCGGCCCGCGCAAGCGCCCCTCGCACACCATCATTCCGGCCTTTGCCATGCATGCCGACGGCACGCCGCAAATGGCGTTCGGCGTCATGGGCGGCCCGATGCAGAGCCAGGGCCATCTGCAGATGGCGCTGCGCGTGCTGCGCTACGGCCAGAACCCGCAGGCTGCGGCCGATGCACCGCGCTGGCGCGTGACCGGCGGCAAGGGCGTGGCCGTGGAGCCGTCCTTCGATGCCGCCGTGGTTGAGCAGCTGCGCGCACGCGGCCATGAGGTCAGCGTCGAGGCCGGCCATGGCGTGTTCGCCTTTGGCGGCGCCCAGCTGGTGCTGCGCGACGGCGAACACTACATCGCGGGCTCCGATCCGCGCAAGGACGGGTGCGCGGTGGCTTATTGA